The following coding sequences lie in one Silene latifolia isolate original U9 population chromosome 5, ASM4854445v1, whole genome shotgun sequence genomic window:
- the LOC141657127 gene encoding uncharacterized protein LOC141657127, which yields MDMSYEELYIRRKEKFRELVQMQRDMAATDYPFTISSAKQFKALRMLQNNGVWKGDHVYISPDLSPKEQKSLFKFAKKYANKFKVRYPDTSASSTVNPNPKLDCNSDPVNGGTVEKGGSNDVGNCALNGVGGGAMEKGESECRIEEVVLSNDAGNSILKGSEQGGAMEEGESECKIKEVILSNDAENSILKDLEEGGAVEKGESEGRIKDVGNGVFKGLEQGLNLGEVGHEATEDICGKYLKEMNSQPSPSPSPSVSLSPSQSVGTDLGEVKGGSSISSFDKACQQIVATAEIVKEVRYPDTSASSTVNSNPKLDCNSDPVSGGAVEKGGTNDIGNCALNGVGGGAMEKGESECRIEEVVFSNDAGNSNLKCSEQGGAVEKGEDECRIKEVILSDDAGNSILKGLEQGGTVEKGESEGRIKDVGNGVFKGLEQGLNLGEVGHEASEDICGKYPKERNSQPSPSVSLSLLPSQSLGTDFGEVKGSSSIPSFDEACQQIVATAEIVKEMKASFKEIQEMQKQMSMTLAVPIAQEGRKIEEAICQCVEKATRANGDVLLARIQENMAKHEHMTRDQIQWMIGWINNLVDKEFLHVFERLLKKELAFVGTNITSAVSTTIKKNISSAIIDSVQQGVSDKVADQLEKLITSKIEATFATQIQAQFKSSAKQTFQDRWKFCFKTIVIPALERTCKAMFKKFDVIFQKEIIGHARAAEHQVNKTLYPLALALMDTLDYTSFLSQALSRELADGQGKLVALALHESVDKSPFDPTIELSRLIAEQKYEEAFASALQRSDVSIVWWLCSQVDLQQMLCIIPVPLSQEILLYLLHQLACDISKDTVRKLAWMTDVASSILPHDRMIADHARPILEQVYQILNHQRSLPSTTPAITSSVRVIMHIINSMLRTCKCCH from the exons ATGGATATGAGCTATGAAGAGCTCTATATTCGGCGAAAAGAAAAGTTTAGAGAATTGGTACAGATGCAACGTGATATGGCGGCGACTGATTATCCATTTACTATCTCTTCTGCTAAACAATTCAAAGCTTTGAGGATGTTACAAAACAATGGCGTTTGGAAAGGCGATCATGTTTACATTTCCCCCGATCTTTCTCCTAAAGAACAAAAATCTTTGTTTAAATTTGCTAAAAAGTATGCTAACAAATTCAAG GTTCGATATCCTGATACATCTGCTTCGTCTACtgttaaccctaaccctaaacttGATTGTAATTCTGACCCAGTTAATGGTGGTACTGTGGAAAAGGGGGGGAGTAATGACGTCGGAAATTGCGCTTTGAACGGTGTAGGTGGTGGTGCTATGGAAAAGGGGGAGAGTGAATGTAGGATTGAAGAGGTAGTTTTGAGTAATGATGCTGGAAATAGCATCTTGAAGGGTTCAGAACAAGGCGGTGCTATGGAAGAGGGGGAGAGTGAATGCAAGATTAAAGAGGTAATTTTGAGTAATGATGCCGAAAATAGCATCCTGAAGGATTTAGAAGAAGGTGGTGCTGTGGAAAAGGGGGAGAGTGAAGGTAGGATTAAAGATGTCGGAAATGGCGTGTTCAAGGGTCTAGAACAAGGTTTAAATTTAGGTGAGGTGGGACATGAAGCCACTGAAGATATTTGTGGGAAATATCTGAAAGAGATGAACTCTCAACCATCTCCATCCCCATCTCCGTCAGTGTCATTGTCGCCTTCCCAAAGTGTTGGTACTGATTTAGGGGAAGTTAAGGGTGGGTCAAGCATTTCATCTTTTGACAAGGCATGTCAACAAATTGTTGCTACAGCAGAAATTGTTAAAGAG GTTCGATATCCTGATACATCTGCTTCGTCTACTGTTAACTCTAACCCTAAACTTGATTGTAACTCTGACCCAGTTAGTGGTGGTGCTGTGGAAAAGGGGGGGACTAATGACATTGGAAATTGCGCTTTGAACGGTGTAGGTGGTGGTGCTATGGAAAAGGGGGAGAGTGAATGTAGGATTGAAGAGGTAGTTTTCAGTAATGATGCCGGAAATAGCAACTTGAAGTGTTCAGAACAAGGCGGTGCTGTGGAAAAGGGGGAGGATGAATGTAGGATTAAAGAGGTAATTTTGAGTGATGATGCCGGAAATAGCATCCTGAAGGGTTTAGAACAAGGTGGTACTGTGGAAAAGGGGGAGAGTGAAGGTAGGATTAAAGATGTCGGAAATGGCGTGTTCAAGGGTCTAGAACAAGGTTTAAATTTAGGTGAGGTGGGACATGAAGCCAGTGAAGATATTTGTGGGAAATATCCGAAAGAGAGGAACTCTCAACCATCTCCGTCAGTCTCATTGTCATTGTTGCCTTCTCAAAGTCTTGGTACTGATTTTGGGGAAGTTAAGGGCAGCTCAAGCATTCCATCTTTTGACGAGGCATGTCAACAAATTGTTGCTACAGCGGAAATTGTTAAAGAG ATGAAGGCCTCTTTTAAAGAAATTCAAGAAATGCAGAAACAGATGAGCATGACACTTGCTGTTCCAATTGCTCAAGAAGGTCGAAAAATTGAGGAAGCTATATGTCAGTGTGTGGAGAAGGCTACTAGGGCTAATGGCGATGTGCTATTGGCTCGTATACAGGAAAATATGGCTAAACATGAACACATGACACGAGATCAGATCCAGTGGATGATTGGTTGGATAAATAATCTGGTGGACAAGGAGTTTCTCCATGTGTTTGAGAGACTATTAAAGAAAGAATTGGCTTTTGTTGGTACAAACATAACTTCTGCAGTAAGCACAACTATTAAGAAAAATATCTCGTCTGCCATTATCGATTCCGTCCAG CAAGGGGTTAGTGACAAGGTAGCCGATCAACTAGAGAAATTGATAACTTCGAAAATTGAAGCTACATTTGCAACGCAGATACAAGCCCAGTTCAAGTCTTCTGCTAAACAAACATTTCAG GATAGATGGAAGTTTTGTTTTAAAACAATAGTCATCCCTGCTTTAGAGAGGACATGCAAAGCTATGTTTAAGAAATTTGATGTTATATTTCAAAAGGAGATTATTGGACACGCACGAGCAGCAGAACATCAAGTCAATAAAACACTTTATCCGTTAGCCCTTGCTCTCATG GATACTCTTGATTACACATCATTTCTCTCCCAAGCCTTGAGTAGAGAATTGGCAGATGGTCAAGGAAAGCTGGTAGCTCTTGCTCTGCATGAGTCG GTTGATAAATCACCATTTGATCCAACTATAGAACTATCAAGATTGATAGCTGAACAGAAGTATGAGGAAGCATTTGCATCAGCATTGCAAAGAAGTGATGTGTCGATTGTTTGGTGGTTATGTTCACAG GTTGATCTTCAGCAGATGCTCTGTATTATTCCGGTCCCTTTGAGTCAAGAAATTCTGCTTTATCTTCTACATCAGCTTGCTTGTGATATATCAAAGGATACTGTTAGAAAGTTAGCGTGGATGACAGACGTGGCTTCTTCCATATTACCACATGACAGGATGATAGCTGATCATGCCCGTCCCATTTTGGAGCAGGTCTATCAGATCTTGAACCATCAACGTAGTCTTCCGAGCACCACACCTGCCATAACATCAAGTGTCCGGGTTATTATGCACATCATAAACTCAATGCTTAGGACCTGTAAGTGCTGCCATTAA